Genomic DNA from Cheilinus undulatus linkage group 10, ASM1832078v1, whole genome shotgun sequence:
TTGGCATCACCTGATGAATTTTGAAAAGCAAATTAAGTCTTAAACAAATCAGTACAGTTTTAATATCTGAGCGGGTTATCAGCAGGTACAAACCAGAACACCTCTGAACAAACAACCTGTAAGAGCATTAAACAAGCGACAACATGGTAGGCTAACTGGCTGGGTAGTTAGTTGAAATATCAAAACACTATGGCCTCTTATTCCACATAAAAAAGCTTGGTATGGTGTGGTTTAGATGCAGACATGTAACTGCTTGATGGTAACTTTAACCACCAAACAGATTGTTAAAACTTACAAGTCAGTAGTTTTAGATTGTACCATACCAGTGTATTAATCTGCCCCATATTAAGCAGCTGTGATTGCCCTTTCCATAAGATACCGGGATAAAAATTTACCACTCAAGGTTATTCGATGCCTTAAAGGCTCATAAATGCACAAACAAGTGAAGATAGTAAGTTTTTAAGGTAATAACCTAAAAGAACTCCCCCAATTAagtaaaacaacataaaaaagcacATTTCTATCTGGCACTTGGCCTAATATTCAATGCTTTCACTGTCTGTGTTAGAAGCACATTAGAAACTATAATTTATTACCGCTAAAGCATCTTTTTACTTTATGACACGGTGCACATGGCACTTTTAGAGCTGCGAGAGTCACAGGAACTGCTTCTGGACTCCATGATGGAGTCTCTGCCATCAAACTCAGGTGAGTCCATTTCCAGGTGAGAGTCCTGTATGCCGTCCTGCAAAGCATCCTTAAAAGGAGACAGAGGAAGAAGTAGCTCATTATATACTTGTGACATCAACAAAACTATTGTAAAGCAGTTCTAGCAGCTCAAAATAACCTAGGAGGAAAGACAAAGGGGTTTTAGAAGGTGTTTTGAAGTCAGTCAATGAATGCATAGTCGTTACATCCTTTTAGTAGATATGCTGTACCCCTCACCTTGTGAACTGACATCTCCTCCACACGGCACTCCTCCATTGACTCCTCCAGGGAATGGCCTGATATCTCCATCTTAATACGATGTGAGGGTATAGACTTTACATCATCCTCGTCCTCGCCTGCCACCAGTGGGAAAACCTAGGGggtaaaagacagaaagagagtcAAGGAATAAGAGACAAAGTGGGGGCAATAATGAGCATGTAGAGACTCCAAGCAAGTCTTTGAAATGAATTTTTTACCAGTCCCTCCTCGTCCCCCGTCTCCTCAGGGCCTGAGATTGTGGCCTTGCTGATGGCCTTGCTGATGGTCTGGGTCTCAAACTGAGGACACGCTGCCTGAGCATTACCGTCTTTGTCCCTCTTTCCTTTCAGCCAGTAGGTCTCAATCTCAACATTCCCCTTaacgtaaaaaaaaagaaaagaggaaaacaaaaacatttgaagaaaTATGCAAATAGGAAGAACTTTGAATACAGCAGGGAGTCATGGAAAGTTGAGAATTATAAGAGGTAAAATAAATCCCTGATGAAAGGTTAGTAAACCTTGTGTTCTTGAGATTGTCACTTGTAATCAGCTGCATAAGAAATCTTAGGGAGTCGTCGTGCTGTCATTATCAATAGATGTTCAACTTCAAAGTCAAACTCAGTGATAAAACAAGTTGGCAGATCAACAAGGGAGTCTACCTCTACTGAATACAAATACTGATTCCCAGAGCCAGGACTCTAAGCTACAATGACTTCATGATTTTTTAAGATTCATagactttttttattatttcctaTTTAAAGTTCCTATTTGACCAAAGACTGAAGACTTAATGTTAAGTTTCTAGGATGTATAATGTAGAGATTATGTGCAGTGGCACCGGATATTATTAACAATATGATACTCTACCATACGCTATCATAAGaatcaatacaatacaaaacattattgtatgaaatgataaaatacaaTGAGGTATGGTATGTTATGCTACAATGTGGCATGATATGGTACAATACTTAATTCATGACCCATGATAAAGTTAAAATGCACGATTGCAGTTTTGGATGTTTCATGTAACACAACACAGAATAGGTTATAGTAGACTAAGTAATGACAAGGAATGGTGCAAAACAACATGGACCCTGGCCCAAAGTAAATAACATCAGCATATAGAGGTATGATGTGATCTGATGCCATACCTTACCATACTATACAGtaccataacataccataccatcataccataccataataccataccatacaataccatatcataccactGCAAACCATACCTTACCACACCATTACACACCATCATACCATAcagtaccataccataccatagcCTACAAtacaatatttcatattttatgacATGGTACGGTACAATTTATCCCAATAGATGTctaagaaaaataattaaacaacaATAAAGTGATGCTTGGATATTTAGTACAAGTTTTGCCACTCATAACGCTACATCCCTTAACTTCTTTTCACAACTGTCTGACATCAACCCACcgtcttttttttcctcttatccCCATGTTAACTTCAGTTCACGTTACTCTTATTTGTATAATAAGCACCACAATGACACATACAAAGAAGCAACAATAAGTCAAATTGGCAGGGAAATTTGTTCAGAGTGAAGCATTTTTTCCAATTGAAATATCAATATAAGCCATTAACATAAtgtatcaaaaagtatcaataTTTTGCCCATTACTATTCATCAAATATCATTACAGTGGATGAGTAAAAGTAGTCAAATCTATGACTCCTAACCTTAATTGTAATGATGCCCCttctttcaaaaataaagtGACTTCCTTTCAGGTGCTCGTAGGTGGCGCTGCTGAGCTGAATGTGCATCTCCTgtataagaaaaagaaagaaccaggacaaaactttaaaaaatatcactTAGATCATGCatgacacacatttcagatcCATTTTCTCCTCCCTGTACCTTTCCATTGCTCTCCATTGCGGATGCAGTGTGGACTGTGTCCCCATGCAGACCGTAACGTGGCATTTTATGTCCCACCACACCTGCCACAACCATCCCAGAGTGGATTCctacaaaaaaatgacagagaatTCAGTTAAACGCCAAGATAAAGACACAAATAGGCCAGTGCACATTCAACCCACCAACACGAATCTGGATGTTGTTGCCATTAGAGGGGTCTTTGAGGTGGTCTATGGAGCGAACCATGTCCAGGGCCATGTCACAGATGTTATGAGCATGATACTTTGTCTTTTCTGGAGCCCCTGCTACGACCATGTAGGCATCTCCAATAGTTTCAACCTAGATTAAAAAAGGACAGCAGTTTTAACACAGCATGACTAAAGTGTATAAAACAGATGGAAAACAAACACTAACCTTGAAGACACGGTGCTTCTCGCTGAGCGTGTCAAACAGCGTGTACATGGTGTTGAGCATGGAGACCACCTGCATTGGAGTGATATGGCTGCAAATGCGAGTAAATCCCACCACATCACTGAAAAGAATGGTCACATCTGGGAACACCTGGGGGAAAAGAGATAAGAGAGGTGATGAGCCGGTAGATTGATGTACTCTACATACACTGgcaaacacacaagcacacacaggtggaggaggtgggcaTTTATGAAACATCTTTTGTGCACAGGCCATTATGCACCACCAGGAAGCCACTCTCAGTGGACGTGAATTTGGGCATAGCACGGAGTCTCAAATATTCTTACTGCAAAAGTTCCTGCAAAGGGAGCCTAAAGATTTTACCAGAAAGCACACTGGATAAAAGAACGGTTTTATGGTTTGGAGTCCTTCTTGTAAATGCTTTATCAATGATATGTGCATCTGTCAAAAAGGCTATAATTTCTCAATATGTGTAACACCTTAAAATTTGCTTgaatttaattttctgtttttgaaaataaaaaaggaatgaGAGAAAATAActataaaacagaaatgaaaagtgTTTGTTTGTCCCAGCTCTGAAGCCAGATGTTAACTGGGGTACCAAACTGAATGTGATGTGTCCTTGTATGGATAAAATATCTTTGGAAGTGTAATTTCAATTTGATGTAAGACATGGCAAAACTAGGACTGTCATCCACAGAAATCTCTGCAGGTATGTCATTTGAAAACGGGAGCTCAGGAGGATTTTCTGCAAGTTGTTCCAAGAAATGAGAGGATGTTCTGAGCTGAAAAATGGGGGTTTCATACTGGTTACATGACTTGTGGCACTTGACAGCTCTGGAGTCattttccaatttttgaatATCCATTTTGGACATAAAAATCAGATGGCTACAGGAAACATGTTGTTTACCTCTGATTCCACTATATGTTAGTTAATTTCATCCAATTTAATCCTCTAAAAGAAAATGATAATAggaattgttgtttttgataagTGAGGTGTTGGATCAAATTGGTAAATGGCAGCATCTTCTACCCTGACCTCACAAGTGTTGACAGCTGGTTCTCCTTTGCGCAGCCTCTTGGCCACAGGCTTGGGAATCATTCTGTACAGAAGATCATCAGTCTTCTTCATCTCATAGTCCAACATCTTCATGCTCTCCTCTAGCTTACTGGACTTCTTCTGCTCCTGTGTTCACAAAGGGGAAcccaccaaaacaaaacaaaactgttcaTTTTAATCTAGAGTGATAATAAAAtcattcacccccttggatgttttacccttattgattaaaaaaaaaaaaaactaatatcaaagtgaaaacagatttctgcaaagaaacGCCAGTAGTAGTCTCATGAtgagtgaaatggggatcacctgagtgcactAAATGTGTCTCATATGACTGTAGTATAGACATttttgtctggaaggtccactcactggttaatcagtattccttgcaaCCATTgcaacatgaagacaaaggaacactccaagcaactcagagaaaaggttatttaaaattGTAAGTCAAAGGATTGATACGAAAaaattcaaggcactgaacatcccctggagttcagacaaatcaatcatcaagaaatggtaAAGATAtcgcacatgtgtaaatctgcctggatcaggaagactgtgcaagaaggaaactagtaagagaggccaccaagacacctatgaaaccctgaaggagttacaagcttcagtcAAAGCTTAATGGGAGGGTGGAAAAGAAAagccactgatgaagaaaattCATGTTGAATCTTGACCAGAGTttgtcaaaaggcatgtgggagacaccatggtcaagtgaaagaaagttctttggtctgatgagaccaaaatagtgctttttggccatcagacaagatactATATTCAGGGGGCACCAAATACTTCACATCACCCACAGCATGATCATAGGAAGCACAGTGGCGGCACCCTGCTTCCCATGATCATGTGCCACTGCCACCTCTTTTACTCTGAcgttaaagaggttttttggttgtttgtttttacaaaaaacccAATCATATTGACTTTGACtgattaataaaagggtaaaacatccaaggaggtgaatactttttataggtactgtattTCTTCAGGGGAATTGATGAGAAAGACTTCAGAGGAAATTTGCACAATGCAGAGTAATAGGAGTTTGACTGATGTATAGGATGAAGCTGCATTTGTATCAACCTGTATGAGAGCTCTCTTCAGCTCCTCTGACTGCTGCGTGCCTGCCAGCACCAGGTCTCTGCTGGAGTCGTGCATGCTCAGGTCATTGATGTACAAGCCTGTCTTGAACATAGCACTCAGACTTTCCATcctagacacacacacacacacacacacacacacgcacacatatatatatagagacgcattaaaaaacataaaacaaaaacaacaataacggCAAGGCACTTAACCAATATAGAAGCAGGCTTTTCCCTAAATGGGGAATCAAAAGGCAGTAATTCAGAGTGATGTTATGTACCACAGAATAAACAACGTAAGCAGTGTGATATGGCATTTAACATTTCAGTAGTTTTGTCAATACAAGCATAAGAGCATTTACttgcaaaacaaaatgtttcagaggaggagggagatgtTTTGGTAATGTACTCAGTGGAAAACACTCTCACTTGCAAATGGGTTCCCATTAGGCCCACAAGAGCTGCACTGTCTGATTACAAGCTAATTAGCAGCTCATTTCATGCATGGTAAGTGCTGTTAGAATGGGCTCCTGATTTGATTCCCTGCCCAGC
This window encodes:
- the LOC121516605 gene encoding soluble guanylate cyclase 88E-like isoform X1, which produces MYGLLCESLHDFIKESYGDDVWKLVRERADVRLHSFVTHQVYSESVIPRIAKAASGVTGTPYNELMNSWGVYFLGFVGKYGYDRILKVLGRHVRDFVNGLDNLHEYLRFSYPKVQPPTFFCQEESATGVTLHYRSKRKGYLHYAMGQLRQMGKQFYDTDIHVEVLSEQLVGDYSHVTMRLNFDNSAYRYIMKEDEEEQEILPITSDFFFEVFPFNIVFRQDMVVHNVGSGLATVFPDLDGKKINDAFLLARPLVEFTWNMIISHPNNLFEIMSKEPVKRERNLHNRVQSKGGSNANTRRDSDYENTNRSADVDVELMAFQSIIGDDYKDGNSANAMESWGDGSRCLKLKGQMRYMPEWESIIFLGTPVMESLSAMFKTGLYINDLSMHDSSRDLVLAGTQQSEELKRALIQEQKKSSKLEESMKMLDYEMKKTDDLLYRMIPKPVAKRLRKGEPAVNTCEVFPDVTILFSDVVGFTRICSHITPMQVVSMLNTMYTLFDTLSEKHRVFKVETIGDAYMVVAGAPEKTKYHAHNICDMALDMVRSIDHLKDPSNGNNIQIRVGIHSGMVVAGVVGHKMPRYGLHGDTVHTASAMESNGKEMHIQLSSATYEHLKGSHFIFERRGIITIKGNVEIETYWLKGKRDKDGNAQAACPQFETQTISKAISKATISGPEETGDEEGLVFPLVAGEDEDDVKSIPSHRIKMEISGHSLEESMEECRVEEMSVHKDALQDGIQDSHLEMDSPEFDGRDSIMESRSSSCDSRSSKSAMCTVS
- the LOC121516605 gene encoding soluble guanylate cyclase 88E-like isoform X2, with protein sequence MYGLLCESLHDFIKESYGDDVWKLVRERADVRLHSFVTHQVYSESVIPRIAKAASGVTGTPYNELMNSWGVYFLGFVGKYGYDRILKVLGRHVRDFVNGLDNLHEYLRFSYPKVQPPTFFCQEESATGVTLHYRSKRKGYLHYAMGQLRQMGKQFYDTDIHVEVLSEQLVGDYSHVTMRLNFDNSAYRYIMKEDEEEQEILPITSDFFFEVFPFNIVFRQDMVVHNVGSGLATVFPDLDGKKINDAFLLARPLVEFTWNMIISHPNNLFEIMSKEPVKRERNLHNRVQNSDYENTNRSADVDVELMAFQSIIGDDYKDGNSANAMESWGDGSRCLKLKGQMRYMPEWESIIFLGTPVMESLSAMFKTGLYINDLSMHDSSRDLVLAGTQQSEELKRALIQEQKKSSKLEESMKMLDYEMKKTDDLLYRMIPKPVAKRLRKGEPAVNTCEVFPDVTILFSDVVGFTRICSHITPMQVVSMLNTMYTLFDTLSEKHRVFKVETIGDAYMVVAGAPEKTKYHAHNICDMALDMVRSIDHLKDPSNGNNIQIRVGIHSGMVVAGVVGHKMPRYGLHGDTVHTASAMESNGKEMHIQLSSATYEHLKGSHFIFERRGIITIKGNVEIETYWLKGKRDKDGNAQAACPQFETQTISKAISKATISGPEETGDEEGLVFPLVAGEDEDDVKSIPSHRIKMEISGHSLEESMEECRVEEMSVHKDALQDGIQDSHLEMDSPEFDGRDSIMESRSSSCDSRSSKSAMCTVS